The following nucleotide sequence is from Mucilaginibacter sp. cycad4.
GATGAATTCATGAATGATCTCTGCTTCAATTTCATACTCGGTTACGCCGGGTTTAGTATATTTTAAAACGCGTACAAAAGCATCATGCGTAATATCACAGGCTTTTTGCGTGAGCTCTATTTCTATATTTGACTTTATTACCCTGAGATCGCGTAAAATTGGGGCCGAACGGGTGTAATTATGAAGCGGGTACTTTAATTTAAGGGCTTCATACATGCGGTAATCGCGATATGGAACAGTGTGTGCATACCGGTCATTTTCATTAGTATTAATGTAAATATTTTCGCTGTAGTTAATAATGCTATGAAGTATGGTATCATATTCATTCAGCCAAAAAATATTTTCAATGCCCGATGCTTCGCGTGCTTCTTCCTTAGTGTATTTGTGACCTTCCCAAATGGCAATATGTTCGTTGGTTTGTCTTAAAAAAAGTACTTCTTTGTATGCCTTATTAGGACAATCCGGGTACAAAACCAGGATGCTCTGTTCCTGGTCAATGCCTGTTAAGTAAAAAAAATCCGGATTTTGTTTGAACATAAATGCCTGATCACCACTGCGCGGGAACTCGTCACTGGCATGAAAAATCGCGATTGAATTGGGTTTTGTTCTTGAAACGAAATTTTTTCTATTATTTGTAAATAAGCTATTTTTGATCGGCAGATATTTCATATTTATCGGTTGAATATTTTATTAAATCATTTTTTTTTAGTTATTTGTGTAACTATTACAATTTTTGGAACAATGTTTGGTCATGGATTCAAACATAATTACTAAATTTGAAAAAAAATCACAATTAAAATCGTTTAATCTTAAAAACTATGAATTATTCTACATTAAAGAAAACAGTCGCATTGTCATTTGCTTCTTTGATGGTTGCAGGTTTGGCTAACGCGCAAACCGATTCAACCAAAACAACGGCAACTACAACGTCATCTGAAACCTCAACCGCTAAGGTATTTGGTGGTTTAGGCCAGTACAGGAAATTTAGCATCGGTATCAATGGTGGTGTTACATCTGAAGCAATTGCTACAGCCGGTCGTAACAATGATTTCCCTAACAAGAAATTGGCT
It contains:
- a CDS encoding aminopeptidase P N-terminal domain-containing protein — encoded protein: MKYLPIKNSLFTNNRKNFVSRTKPNSIAIFHASDEFPRSGDQAFMFKQNPDFFYLTGIDQEQSILVLYPDCPNKAYKEVLFLRQTNEHIAIWEGHKYTKEEAREASGIENIFWLNEYDTILHSIINYSENIYINTNENDRYAHTVPYRDYRMYEALKLKYPLHNYTRSAPILRDLRVIKSNIEIELTQKACDITHDAFVRVLKYTKPGVTEYEIEAEIIHEFIRQRATGHAYNPIIASGANAIVLHYNDNNQVCNNGDVILLDFGAEYGNYNADMTRSIPVSGRFTERQRQVYNAVLNVMREATKLIVAGTVWNEYQDEVGKIMTSELVGLGLLDKHDVEKQDKNAPLYKKYFMHGTSHHLGLDVHDYASRYKPFEAGNILTCEPGIYIAAEGLGIRLENNILITSDGNIDLMGSIPVEAGHIEEIMNS